Sequence from the Pirellulales bacterium genome:
CTGGCGGCGATCCAATTGCTGTTCTCGGGCGGCCAACCTTGCCGCCTGGCCTTCAATGTCGGCCTGACGGTTGGCTCCCCATTGCTCCAGTTCTTGCTTCTGATGCTGAATCCGCTCGCGCTCGGCCTCCAACCGGGTGGCCAGCATTTCGAGGTCCTGTTTCTGACCGGCGATCTCGGCTCGCTCCAACCTATATTGCTCGGCGAGCTTCCCGCGGATTTGGGCCAGCGACTGGCTGAGCGCAGCCGGCGGTGCAACGCCCATCATCTGCGCCCAAAGCTCATCGGTGGCTAAACGCAATTCGAGCGACTCGCGCTGCGTGCGGATCACTTCCGCGCGAAGCTGATCGACCGCGGCGGTGCGCCGTTCGAGATGCTCGGCTCGGGCCTTGATCGCGTGGAGCTTTTTTTCCAGTTCCAGCTCGGCTCGGTCGTGGGCTTGGGCCGCCTCGCGGCGCTCGGCGTCGCAGCGATCTTGCCACGCACGCCGATCGGCGTCGAGCTGCTGCCGCGCTCCGTCGAGTTCCGATTGGCTATCGCACAGCAATGCTTCGGCCTCTTCCAAGTTTTGTTCGCGCTCGCGAAGCCGCGCGTCGAGTTGTTCTTGTTCGGCGGCAGAGCGAACCAGCGCGGCCGAGATGGCGGCGTTTTCCGTTTCCTGACGGTCGAGCGCCGAGCCGCGCTCGTCCAGCTCGCGCTGCCGGCTGCCGAGCGCTTCGTTCTGGCGCCGCAAGTCGGTCTTGATCCGCTCGCGAGATTCGGCCTGCTCGCGATCGGCGCGAGCCAGCGCTTCCTCTTTTGCGGCAATTTCAAGTTCGCGGCGAGCGATTTCGGCCTCCCGCTCGGTCAACTCCTGTTGCCGCTCGCGGAACCAGAGCCGCGCGTTGCGCGAGCCGTTTTCATGCTGCGCCAGTTGAGCGTGCAAATCCGCCTCGCGGCGGTCGATCTGCTCCTGCTGCGCCCGCAGATGGTCCGCCAACTGCTCGGCTTGAAGCTGCAACTGCTCGGCGGCCCAGGAAGAGGCCGGCGTCTCAAAGCCGACGGACTCGCCGACAGCGACTGTTTCCCGAACCGTGGCCGCTTGGCGCGCCTCGCCACTCTCCTCCGGCTCGGGCAGCACTGCGTCCACGCCTTCCGGAGCGACCAGGATCACATGTGGCGGATCGATCCGCGTCTGCATCGTCGGCGCGCCATGATCGGTGTCGAATTCGGCGGATTCTTGTTCGAGATCGGACATCGCGGAGATCGGAGGTCAGAGATCGGAGGTCGTTAGCCCCTTGGCTTGCCACGGCATGGCGGCGCCAACAGTCGGTCGTTAGCCGGTTCGCTTGCGAACCGGAATGTTCCGAGATCGAAATAGATGCATTCGCTGTCTGTCGCCCAGCGTCGCTGCTAGCATCGCTAGCGGCGTCAAAGCTTATCCAGCCTCCATAATCGGCAAACTGCAATTCACAATTGATTCCAAATGAGCAGCCTGAGAAAACTTCAGTGAAAGTGCCTGCACCGACGCTGGCGGCGTCGGCCACGACGCGCGATGTTCGTCGCATGTAGGAACACAATGGTATCGGGGAAAAGCAAGATTCTCAGGGATATAGTGGACAAAAGTATATTGATCGCTATAATCGGGAGAGACGGTCGCGTGATGGAGGAAACGGCCTGAGAATTCGAGGTGTTTTATGGAAACCCCGGTCAAGCAGTATTTGAGCACAACGGCCGAGGAAACAGCGTTGGTGTCGGGTGCGCGTCGGATTGGCGAGTTGATGCCGGCGGTACTAGCCCGGCATGGAATTGATCCGCTGGCGGTGCGAGAGCGAGGGAATGGTCGGACGCTGGTGGTCGTGCATTCGGCCAACGCGCCGGCGGGAATTGCGGAGTTGCTGGCGACCGTGTGAGCGGGGCATCCGGCGGCGGACGCCACCGGCTCGCCATCGGTCCGTCAACCTGCCGACTGCCTCCTGCCCACTGCCCACTGCCACCTGACCTCAGGGCCATCTCGGCTCGCGCTTCTCGAGAAAGGCGGCCAGGCCTTCGGCGGCGGCTTCGGTCGTGCGGGCCGTGGCGCTGACCGCAGCCCCGGCGGTGAGCATCGTCGTGAGATGTTCGCCGACGGTCTCGTTCAACATTCGCTTGGTGAGGAGAAGCGCCTCGGGAGCGCAGGCGGCGCATTGGGCGGCGATTTCGTTCGCCCGCGGCCAGAGATGATTGGCATGGACAATCTCGTGATAAAGGCCAATGCGATGCGCCTCGGCGGCCGGGATCGTTTGAGCCGCGAGGAGCAGATAGGCGGCCCGGCCGGCCCCGATGCGAAAGGTCAATAGCGGCGTGACCATCCCCGCCACCAGCCCGCGGCGCGGCTCGGGCAGCCCAAAGCTCGCGGCTTCAGTCGCCAGCACGATATCGCAAGCGAGCACTAGCCCCGCCCCGCCGGCCATCGCCGGCCCGCTGACTGCGGCGATGAGCGGCTTAGGGAAGCGGAGCATCATTTCGATCAGATCGCGATAGGCGGTCGAATCGGTGTGCCATTGGGCCAGCGCGTCCGGGGCTTTGCTCGTGCTCTGC
This genomic interval carries:
- a CDS encoding enoyl-CoA hydratase/isomerase family protein — protein: MSLIKLHVHEHTGTIILNRPEKRNALSRALLADLVHALGDLHQKRSVRAVVLAASGPAFCAGMDLAEMQSTSKAPDALAQWHTDSTAYRDLIEMMLRFPKPLIAAVSGPAMAGGAGLVLACDIVLATEAASFGLPEPRRGLVAGMVTPLLTFRIGAGRAAYLLLAAQTIPAAEAHRIGLYHEIVHANHLWPRANEIAAQCAACAPEALLLTKRMLNETVGEHLTTMLTAGAAVSATARTTEAAAEGLAAFLEKREPRWP